Part of the Aurantiacibacter aquimixticola genome, ATCGACCTCTTCCTCCGGATCGCGCAGATCGAGGAAATCCTTCAGCTTGAACGAGCGATGATCGGTCAGCCAGCCATGCTTGCCGATTGTCAGCCGCTCGACGGCATGCGCCTCGTCGCCTGCGACAAACAGCGCGATTCCGACCTTTGCGCACGCAGAGAGGTCGTGGATCGGGTGGTCCCCGTCATCGGTGTCGCCCGCAAAATGGAGCTTGATATGGCCGACCGGCTCGCGCGGTTCGGGCAGATCGTTGGTCTTGCTGAAGGGCTGGGGCTGGAGTGTCATGCCCGGTCAACGCGCAAGATGCGCAAAGGGGGTCAGCTCCGCTGCGCGAGCACGCGCTGGCGCAGGCCCTTCCAATCGCCCCGGATCATCCGCATCGCAAGTTTCCCAGTTGCGCGCTGTGTAAGGCTGAGTCCGCCGCTCTCCAATAGCTCTCTCCGCGTGATGGCGGCAATTTGGTCTTCGCCCCACAGTTCCCATGCTCCAGCGACGGATAGCAAATTGCCGCCAAACATCGGCGCGACTTCGGATTTCAGTATTTCGTCTATCGCTTCGATATCGTAGGCGCTCGCCGCGATATCGCGCGCCATGCCATCGCGGATGGCGGGCGCATGCTCGGTGTCGAGGAAGAGCTGCGCCAGCGCCGTCCATACCGGCAGGCGCTTTGTGAATTCGTGCTCATCCAGCGGCGGAAGCGTTAAGTCTCCCGCTTCGCCAGCCATTCCTCGAGCCATTTGATGGTGTAATCTCCGCTGATCACGTCCGGCTCCCGCACGAGCTCTTCGTGGAGCGGGATGTTCGTCTTGATCCCTTCGATCACGGTCTCTTCCAGCGCCCGGCGCAACCGCATCAGGCAGCCTTCGCGGGTGCGACCGTAGACGATCAGCTTGGCAATCATGGAATCGTAGTAGGGAGGGATGCGGTATCCGGCATAAAGGCCGCTATCGACGCGCACATGCATGCCGCCCGCGGCGTGGTAATAGGTCACTTCGCCGGGCGAGGGCGCAAAAGTGAATGGATCCTCTGCATTGATGCGACATTCGATCGCGTGGCCCTTGAACTCGAGCTCGTCCTGCGAAACCGAAAGCGCCTTGCCATCGGCGACGCGGATCTGCTCGCGCACCAGATCGACGCCGGTGATCGCTTCGGTCACCGGATGCTCGACCTGCAGGCGCGTGTTCATTTCGATGAAATAGAACTCGCCATTTTCCCAAAGGAATTCGATCGTGCCCGCGCCGCGATAGCCCATCGCGGCCATCGCATCGGCGACGATCCCGCCCATGCGTGCGCGTTCTTCGTCCGTGATCACCGGGGAGGGTGCTTCCTCGAACACTTTCTGGTGTCGACGCTGCAGCGAACAATCCCGCTCACCCAAATGGATGGCATTGCCGTTGCCGTCACCGAAGACCTGGAATTCGATATGCCGCGGATTGCCGAGGTATTTTTCCAGATACATGGTGTCGTCGCCGAAAGCCGACTTCGCCTCGTTCATCGCCTGGCGAACAAGGCTTTCGAGCTGGTCCTCGCTCGGTACGACCTTCATGCCGCGACCACCGCCGCCCGCTGCGGCCTTGGCCAGCACGGGATAGCCGATCTCCGCCGCGACAGCCCGCATCTCGTCGAAGTCCGATACCGCGCCGTCACTGCCCGGCACCAGCGGTAGTCCGAGGGCACCCGCCGTCTTCTTCGCCGCGACCTTGTCGCCCATCGTGCGGATATGTTCGGGCTTCGGGCCGATCCACGCGATGCCATGCGCTTCGACGATCTCGGCGAAGCGCGCATTTTCGGACAGGAAGCCGTATCCTGGATGGATGGCGTCCGCATCGGTGATTTCCGCTGCCGAGATGATGGCAGCGGTGTTGAGATAGCTTTCGCTGGCAGCAGGCGGGCCGATGCACACCGCGTGATCGGCCAGGCGAACATGCATGGCATCGGCATCGGCGGTCGAGTGCACGGCCACCGTCTCGATGCCCATCTCGTGCGCGGCGCGGTGAATGCGCAATGCGATTTCGCCGCGATTGGCGATCAGGATGCGGGAGATGCCCATGCTTCGCGCAGCCTTACGCGACGATGACGAGCGGCTGGTCGAATTCCACCGGCTCGCCATTGCCGATCAGCAATTGCTGGACGGTGCCGTCCTTTTCAGCGGAAATCGGGTTCATCACCTTCATCGCCTCGACAATCAGCAGCGTGTCGCCCTTCTTCACCGGATCGCCGATTGCGACGAAGTTGTCAGCACCCGGCTCCGGGGCGAGATAGGCCGTGCCGACCATGGGCGACTTGATCGCGTTGGCGTTGTCGGCGCCGGCGGGCGTCGGGCTTTCTTCGGCTGCCGCGGCAGGCGAGGGCGCGGCGGCCGGTGCCGGGGCCGGAGCGGCCATGGAGGGGGCGGCGACGGCCACCGCAGCGACATTGCGCGCCACGCGAATGCGCTTGCTGCCTTCCTCCACCTCGATTTCGGTCAACCCGGTTTCGGACAGCATTTCAGCCAGTTCGCGGACGAGCGCGGGATCGACGCTCATGCCGCCGCGTGGCGCGGAAGGCTTCTTTTCGGCCATGTATTCCCCGTATCAGATGTCAGTCGTTGGCGGCGGGGCTAGACCTGCCCGCGCCCCTTGGCAAGCGCGCTAGAGCCGTGCCGCCGCTTCCAGCGCGAGTTCGTAGCCATAGGTTCCGAAGCCCTGGATCGAGCCGACCGCGCCCATGCCGACGTAGCTCTTGTGGCGATACGCCTCGCGCGCAGCGGGGTTGGAGATGTGCACTTCGATTACCGGCGTGCGGATCGACTTGATCGCATCGTAAAGCGCCAGGCTGGTATGCGTAAGCGCCCCTGCATTGAGGATCACCGCCTTGGCGCCATCGGCCTGTGCTTCGTGGAGCCAGTCCGTCAAATGCCCTTCGTGGTTAGACTGGCGCATATCGACTTCGAGGCCGAGCGCCTTGGCCTTGTCCTCCACCCGCGTTGCCAGATCGTCCAGCGATTCCGAGCCGTAGACTTCGGGCTCGCGTACGCCGAGCAGGTTGAGGTTCGGGCCATTGAGAATGAAGACGGTATCGGTCATGCGCGTGCCCTTAGCCCCATGCGGGGGGCGGGGCCAAGGGCAAACGCATGCACGTTCACAAGCTGCTTGTCCAACAGGGGTGTGACAGGTGTGACAGTGTCCTGGCGCTATTTCTCCACGCCCTTTACCTTGCCCCACTGACGCGCGGCGGTGTAGCCGAGATAGCCTGTGCCGAAGAGGGCGTAGAGCTCATCGGGTAGGCCACGCAGATAGGCGGTGATGCCATCGCCGATCTGCTGTGCCGCATCGGCGGAGAAGGCGGAAAGCACGCCCATCGGGATGGCGAACAGGATGATCGCATACATCACGTAGAGAAAACTGGGCCGCGCGCGGCTCGTCCACGGGTCGCTGCTGTTCGCTTCGGCGATGATCGCCGAAAGCCGCGCCTCGATCTTGCGCATGTCCTGCGTGCCTTCGAGCTTGATCAGCTCGATCTTCGCCCGTTCGCGCGCTTCTTTGTCGGGAATGATCTTGTCGATGATTGAGGCGATGGGCCCGATGAGGGATTCGATGATGGCCATTGCAATTGCTCCTTTCGGTTTAAAATCGAAAGGGCATGAACCGATAAGGTTCGTGTAGGACAGCGATATCGATGAATGATCGAAAGACCGGGTTCGCGCTAGAAACCAGCCGAGGCTGGCAAGGCCGAACGGCCGCCCGCAGGCGCCCCGAAGCGGAGCGGAGGGACCAGCGCCGAGGATGAGCGCGCGGACGCGCGCTCCGAACCATAAAAATCCCAAACCCACTGGTCGGGACGACTGGATTCGAACCAGCGACCCCTACACCCCCAGTATAGTGCGCTACCAGACTGCGCCACGTCCCGATACCAGTGGAAACGCGCCTATAGAAAGGGCAGGGCTTGATAGCAAGCACCTCGATTGCCACCTTCCCGCAATGCTGCTAGGCGCTCCGCCCGACAGCTGGGGAGGGGGTGTGGCGACACGTCATCGCACCGGCCGTTCCCCTGTATTGCGACACCAATTCACGTTCGGGATGGACCGACCACATGCTTGATATTCTGACCGCCGCCGCGAGCGGCGATGCGCCTCCCGGATGGGTGCAGTTCCTGCCGATCATCGGCATGGTGCTAATTTTCTGGTTCCTGCTTTTCCGCCCGCAGATGAAGCGGCACAAGGAACACCAGGCGAAGATTGGCGGGCTGAAGAAGAACGACAAGGTGGTGACCGCCGGCGGCATCGTCGGCAAGGTGATCAAGGTCGATGACGATTACGCCGAAGTGGAAATCGCGCAAGGCACCCGTATCAAGGTGGTGAAATCCACCATCGGCGATATCCTCGCGCCCGGCGGCAAGCCGGCGAACGACTGACAGCTGGGGCGAGGGTAGGGCCATGCTCGATTTTCCGCTCTGGAAGCGCATCTTCCTCTGGGGGATAACGCTGGCGCTGGCGGTCCTCGCCGTGCCGACCATCACCGCGCTAAGCGGCTCGGGTGCGCTGGACGATCTCGACGCGCCGGAAATCAATCTCGGGCTGGACCTTGCCGGTGGCAGCCATCTTTTGCTCGAAGCCAGTCCCGAGCAAGTGGCCGAGCAGCGGCTTGAATCCGCAGAGGAAACGGTTCGCGACGCCATGCGCAACGCGGAACCGCGCATCGAGATCGGCGACGTCTCGACGCTCGACGGTCGGCTTTCCTTCATGGTCGAGAATCCGGCCGATCTCGATCGGGCGCGTGAAGAGCTGCGGACCTTCATCAATGGCACCGGCCTGGTTGCCGAGTGGGAATGGCGGGTCGAGGACGGCACTCGCGTCATCCTCAGCCAGACCGATCAGGGGCTGGACGAGGCCGTGGCCGATGCGATGGAAAGCGCCACCGAAGTGGTGCGCCGCCGTATCGACGCGCTCGGCACGCGAGAGCCTACCATCATCCGCCAGGGCGATACCCGCATCGTGGTGCAGGTGCCCGGCTTCGACAATCCGCAGGCGCTGAAAGACCTGCTGGGCCAGACCGCCAATCTCGAATTCAAGCTGGTGGATGCCAATGCCTTGCCGAGCGACGTCGTGCAGGGCGTGGCCAATCCGGGCAGCGAAATCGTGCCGTATGCGCCGGAAGGCGATCTTGCAGGCCAGGCGGAAGCCGTCGTGCGGTTGGGCGGCATCCGGGGAGACAGCCTCACGGGCGCGCAGCAGGGCTTCGATCCACAGACCAACGAGCCTGTGGTCAACATTCAGTTCGATCCGGAAGGCGGGCGGCGCTTTGCGCAGCTCAGCACGGACAATGTCGGCAATCGCTTCGCCATCATTCTCGACGATGAAGTGATCTCCGCGCCCCGTTTCAACGAGCCGATCCTTGGCGGCAGCGCGCAGATTTCCGGCAGCTTTACCGTGGACAGTGCCAACAATCTCGCCATCCAGCTGCGCTCGGGCGCGCTTCCGGTGGACTTGACCGTGATCGAGGAACGCACGGTCGGCCCCGATCTCGGGCGCGATAGCATCGTCAAGGGCGGCCTCGCCATGGCGATCGGCTCGCTCCTCGTCATCGCGCTGATGATCGCCGCCTACGGTCGCTTCGGAATTTATTCCACCGTAGCGCTGGTGCTGAACGTGCTGATGATCCTCGGCATCATGGCGGTGATGAACACGACGCTTACGCTGCCCGGCATCGCGGGCTTCGTGCTCACCATCGGTGCGGCGGTGGACGCCAACGTGCTGATCAACGAGCGGATAAGGGAAGAGCGCAGGCGCGGGCGGCGCGTGGTCGCCGCGGTGGAGACAGGATACAAGGAAGCGAGCCGCGCCATTTATGACGCCAATGTCACCAATTTCATCGCCGGCGTATTGCTGTTCATGTTCGGCTCCGGCCCGGTTCGAGGCTTTGCCGTCGTTCTCATCATCGGCCTGTTCACCAGCGTGTTCACCGCGGTGGTGCTCACCCGCATGTGGGTCGCGCGCTGGCTGAAGGCCAAGCGCCCCAGCGAATTGAACGTGTAAGGGAGGAGATCGCATGAAACTTCTGAAACTCGTCCCCGAAAACACCAACATCGCCTTCCTGAAGTGGCGGGTGCCGTTCTACGTCGTCAGCCTGCTGCTGATCGCGGCAAGCTGGGCATTGGTGCTGACCAAGGGCCTGAATTACGGCGTCGATTTTGCCGGCGGCCAGGAAGTGCGCGTGACCTTCGTCGATCGCGAGGAAGCGCCCATTGCGCAGCTCCGCAGCGAACTGGGCGATTTGGGTTACGGCGAACCGACCATCCAGCGTTTCGGCGATCCCAATTCGATCTCTATCCGCGTGCGCTTGCCCGAAGGCGCGGAGGAACAGGACGGCGCTGCGACGGCCATCGGCGAAGAGGTGATCGGCACGATCCAGGCCGAATTCGACAACGTCCGGCGCGATGCGAACGAGACGGTATCCGGCAAGGTCGCGGGCGAGTTCCGCGAACGGTCGGTCTATGCGCTGCTTTTCGCCATGCTGGCCATCG contains:
- a CDS encoding DUF7079 family protein codes for the protein MAGEAGDLTLPPLDEHEFTKRLPVWTALAQLFLDTEHAPAIRDGMARDIAASAYDIEAIDEILKSEVAPMFGGNLLSVAGAWELWGEDQIAAITRRELLESGGLSLTQRATGKLAMRMIRGDWKGLRQRVLAQRS
- the accC gene encoding acetyl-CoA carboxylase biotin carboxylase subunit, yielding MGISRILIANRGEIALRIHRAAHEMGIETVAVHSTADADAMHVRLADHAVCIGPPAASESYLNTAAIISAAEITDADAIHPGYGFLSENARFAEIVEAHGIAWIGPKPEHIRTMGDKVAAKKTAGALGLPLVPGSDGAVSDFDEMRAVAAEIGYPVLAKAAAGGGGRGMKVVPSEDQLESLVRQAMNEAKSAFGDDTMYLEKYLGNPRHIEFQVFGDGNGNAIHLGERDCSLQRRHQKVFEEAPSPVITDEERARMGGIVADAMAAMGYRGAGTIEFLWENGEFYFIEMNTRLQVEHPVTEAITGVDLVREQIRVADGKALSVSQDELEFKGHAIECRINAEDPFTFAPSPGEVTYYHAAGGMHVRVDSGLYAGYRIPPYYDSMIAKLIVYGRTREGCLMRLRRALEETVIEGIKTNIPLHEELVREPDVISGDYTIKWLEEWLAKRET
- the accB gene encoding acetyl-CoA carboxylase biotin carboxyl carrier protein, with the translated sequence MSVDPALVRELAEMLSETGLTEIEVEEGSKRIRVARNVAAVAVAAPSMAAPAPAPAAAPSPAAAAEESPTPAGADNANAIKSPMVGTAYLAPEPGADNFVAIGDPVKKGDTLLIVEAMKVMNPISAEKDGTVQQLLIGNGEPVEFDQPLVIVA
- the aroQ gene encoding type II 3-dehydroquinate dehydratase, whose translation is MTDTVFILNGPNLNLLGVREPEVYGSESLDDLATRVEDKAKALGLEVDMRQSNHEGHLTDWLHEAQADGAKAVILNAGALTHTSLALYDAIKSIRTPVIEVHISNPAAREAYRHKSYVGMGAVGSIQGFGTYGYELALEAAARL
- a CDS encoding holin family protein, translated to MAIIESLIGPIASIIDKIIPDKEARERAKIELIKLEGTQDMRKIEARLSAIIAEANSSDPWTSRARPSFLYVMYAIILFAIPMGVLSAFSADAAQQIGDGITAYLRGLPDELYALFGTGYLGYTAARQWGKVKGVEK
- the yajC gene encoding preprotein translocase subunit YajC, translated to MLDILTAAASGDAPPGWVQFLPIIGMVLIFWFLLFRPQMKRHKEHQAKIGGLKKNDKVVTAGGIVGKVIKVDDDYAEVEIAQGTRIKVVKSTIGDILAPGGKPAND
- the secD gene encoding protein translocase subunit SecD — its product is MLDFPLWKRIFLWGITLALAVLAVPTITALSGSGALDDLDAPEINLGLDLAGGSHLLLEASPEQVAEQRLESAEETVRDAMRNAEPRIEIGDVSTLDGRLSFMVENPADLDRAREELRTFINGTGLVAEWEWRVEDGTRVILSQTDQGLDEAVADAMESATEVVRRRIDALGTREPTIIRQGDTRIVVQVPGFDNPQALKDLLGQTANLEFKLVDANALPSDVVQGVANPGSEIVPYAPEGDLAGQAEAVVRLGGIRGDSLTGAQQGFDPQTNEPVVNIQFDPEGGRRFAQLSTDNVGNRFAIILDDEVISAPRFNEPILGGSAQISGSFTVDSANNLAIQLRSGALPVDLTVIEERTVGPDLGRDSIVKGGLAMAIGSLLVIALMIAAYGRFGIYSTVALVLNVLMILGIMAVMNTTLTLPGIAGFVLTIGAAVDANVLINERIREERRRGRRVVAAVETGYKEASRAIYDANVTNFIAGVLLFMFGSGPVRGFAVVLIIGLFTSVFTAVVLTRMWVARWLKAKRPSELNV